The sequence CTTCGACAAAAGCCTTGCCGCCATTTCCAAGCATCTCGGCATCCTCACCCGCGCGGGCCTGATCAGCCAGGAACAACGCGGCCGCGTGAAATGGTGCAAGCTGGAGCCCGACGCCCTGCGCGATGCCAGCATCTGGATGCAGGGGTTCGGGCAATTCGAAGCCGTGAACCTCGACGCTTTCGAACGCTTCCTCGCCAAGGAACTGCCCGAGGATGGCTGACCCCCAAGGCCCCCCGCCCGACGCACAAGTCGAAACCCTGCGCGATGCCACCGTGGTGCCCATGGCCGAAGGCCGGGATCAGGCCTGCGGCGTCCTGCGCGCCGATGGCAGCTTCTGCGACATCTCCGCAACCCGCCTCTCGGCGGGCCGGATCACCGGCACGCCCGCCGCGCCGGATAGCACCACGCCCTTACCGGGCCGCCACCTCTATGCCGGGCTTGGGCGGCACCACTTCGGTCATTTCCTCGTGGAAACCATCACCCGCCTCTGGGCACTCGACGCACAAGCCAAGGATTGCGACGGCATCGTCGTGATCCCCAAGCACGGCATCGATTTCAACGCCGTCATGCGCCGCCGCCTCGGGGCCTTCCTGGATCTGCTGTCGGGCGGCCTGCCCGTGCATATCGCCACAACGCCTCTCACGGTCGAAACCCTGCATGTCCCGACACAGGGCATCGGGCATATGTCATGGCTCACCGCCACACCCGAGTTCCGCCACTATGTCCGCCAACGGCTGACCGCACAGATCACGCCGAAAGGTCCCGAGAAACTTTATATCTCGCGTACGGGCCTCAAGGATGCGGCACAGGCCATGGATCAGGAGGCCCGCGTCGAAACAGTGATGAAAAACGCTGGCTACACCATTTTCCACCCGCAAAATCACTCGCTCCCTGTGCAATGCAGCCGCTACATGGCCGCCAAACAGATCGTCGGCCCCGACGGCTCGGCCTTCCATCTCGCGCCTTTCGTATTGCAAAAGGGCACCCGCGTCGGCCTGATCCAACGCCGCCACCGGCAGGATGTCTTCGACGCCCTCACCGCGCAAATCCGCGCCTTCTGCGAGGCCGAGCTTGTCACCTTCAACCCGCTCTTGCCACCGGACAACCCCGCGCGCCCCGATACACCACAGATGTTTTTCCCATGGCTCAAACGGGGGCTGAGGCGCTCAGGCTTCCTTTGATCCGTGCTCGTCCTTGAGCAACAGCGCCAGGGCCACAAGGATCAAGGCCACCCCCGGCAACAGCTTCAGCGGCGGCAACCCCTCGCCCAGCGCCACCAGCCAGCAGATCACCCAAACCGGCGTAAGATAGGTATAGGCCATGACCTTCGCACTCGGCAGACGCAACGTGGCATATTGCAACAGAACAAATGTCAACGCCGTCGCCATCGCCGCCGTGTAGACAACGGTGATCCAGACGATCGGCGGCAATGCCGCCCAATCGGTCGCCCGGATCTCGCCCCAGCCGGCCACGAGGATCATCCCCGTCGCCGCCACCAGCGCCCCGAAGGAAAAGGCAATCGGGCTTTCGCCACGGTTGAGGCGCGGTACCAGGGGCGCATATAGCGCATGTGCGACACAGCCCATGAAATAAATCGCCACCCCGCGGCCCACCTCGAAGGCCACCAGCGCGTTCAGGTCCGCACGAAAGATCACCCAAAGCGCCCCCAACCCGCCGAAACTCAGGGCCAGCGCCATGCGCCGGGTCATCACCTGCCGCATCAGGATATACCCAAAGCCTCCGGCCACCACGGGCATGAGGGTAAAGACCGCCGAAAGGCTGACGGGGGGCGCGGTCTTCAACCCTTCGAACATCGTGACGAAATAGAATCCCATCAGCCCGCCAAGGATCACGAAGCGCCACGGCGCGCGAAACTGCGCCCCCGTCAATCCGACACGCGCCTGCGCCACGATGCCCAAAAGCACGGCGGCCAGCGCGAAACGCACCGCGTTCATCGCGGTCGAGCCGATATAGGGGCTGGCCAACGATCCCAGCGCGAAAGACCCCGCGATCAACCCCGAAAAACACAGCATGGCCAAATGGCCCCGTGCCGCGGCATTCATACCTCGGCCCAGCCCGCCGCATGCGTCTTCAGGAACGACAGGAAGGCCTGCACCTTGCTGGTGCGGTGCAAATCCATATGGGTGACAAGCCACAGGCGCGACGACCATTCCTCGCGCGGCGGCACAACCTCGGTCAGCCCGCCAATCTCCCGTGCATGCAGGCGCGACATGAACCCAAGGCCCGCACCCTCCTGAATGGCGCGGCGCTGCGCGTGAATATCCCCGCTGCGAAAGGTGATTTGCCCAAGCGGGATGGTCTCGTGCATCCACCGGAAAAACGGTGCCCTCGAGGCAATATCGTCGGCCCCCACGAACCAATGGTCCTTCAGGTCCTCTTCGCCCTTGGGCAGGCCATACCGCTCGATATAGGCATCGCTGGCGTAAAGGGTGAAATCCTGCGTCATGAAGGGCTGTACCACGTTGTCGGGCTGATCCGGGGCCGAGCCCGCCCGCACCGCCACATGCGCCTCGCCGTACTCAAGACGGAACAGCCTGTCCCCCGTCAGGTAACGCACCACGATCTCCGGGTGGGCCTGCTGAAACTCGGTCAGCACCGGCACAAGAAGGTGGCTCACACTTCCCAGCGAGGTGACCACCAATTCCCCCGACACGTCGTTCCCCCGCCCCTTGATCCGGCCGGAAAGCTGCGCGAACTGATCATCGGTGGCCTGCGCCACGCGCATCAGGTCCTCGCCCGCCTCTGTCGGGGTGTAGCCCCGCGCGTGCCGCTGAAACAGCTTCACGCCAAGCCGCTCTTCCAAGGCGTCGATATGACGGATCACCGTGGCATGGTGGACGCCCAGAACCTCCGCCGCGCCGCTGACCGTGCCCACCCGCGCCACGTTATAGGCCGTGCGGATTTCATCCCAATTGTCCATTTCATGCCATCCAGCTTTGTGCGCTTACAAACAATAAATGTTGAATACATCGTATTGAGTTTATTTAAGCACAATGTAACTTCTACCTCAACAACCTAACCCGCATCCAAGAGGTAAAACATGACAACCCTGCTCCGCATTGACAGCTCCGCCCGTACCCAAGGCTCCGTTACCCGTGACCTGACCGCCCGCATCGCCAAGGCGCATGACGGCGCGCAGGTCATTCACCGCGACCTGGCCGAAACCCCGGTTCCGCAAATCACCGAAAACTGGGTCACCGCCAATTTCACCCCCGCCGATGACCGCACCGATGCACAGGTCGAAATCCTCGCTTTGTCCGATGACCTGCTGGCCGAGCTTGAAGCCGCCGACACCATCGTCATCGGGCTGCCGGTCTATAATTTCGCACCACCCGCCGCACTCAAGGCCTGGGTGGATAACGTGGCGCGTGTCGGCCGCAGCTTCCGCTACACCGCCGAAGGCCCCGAGGGCCTGCTGACCGGCAAACGCGCGATCCTCGCCATGGCCTCGGGCGGCACCGCCGAAGGTTCCGAGATCGACTTCGCCTCGACCTACATGCGCCATATCCTCGGCTTTATCGGCATCACCGATGTCACCGTTGTCGCCGCCGACCAGATGGCCCTCGACGCCGACGCCAGCCTTGAGAAGGCCTCGAAACAAATCGAAAGCCTGCAAGCCGCCGCTTGATCATTCTCAAGACGCGACCGGGCCTCGGATGATACGCTTCATGTCAACCGAGGCCCGATCCAATGCTACGCTCCATCCTTCGCATCACTCTTCTGGCCCTAGTGGCCGTCCTGCCCCGCCCGCTCACGGCGCAATCCGCCGAGGCCATTGATTTTCACAAGCGGTTCGAAAAGCGGTGCTTTTCCTGCCACGGCCATTCCGGCCCCTTCATGCGCGAACACCTGACGATTGACGCATCCGGCACCCTCGTCACCGGCACGGGCCAACCTCTTGAAACCTTCCTGCTGCGTCATGCAGGCGGCCTCGACGCAACCGAAAGCCCCCTGTTCCTGTCGGTCTTTCGCAAACAGGTCGAAACCGGCGGGTTGTTCCGCGAAAAATGCATCGTTTGCCACGACCGCGCCTATGAAATGGCCCGGCTCGATCTGATCCTGCGCGACGGGCAGGTCACGGGCCGCTACAGCAACCGCAATATCGGCGAATTCCTCCTGACGCATGGCCGCCTCACCCCTGCCGAGGCTGAAAGGATGACCGATGTGTTCTTTGCGCTGCTGCATGGCCGCCGCTGAACGCGCCCACCATCAGCGATATTGACTCCCCCCCGCCTGCACAGTAAAGCCAACTCAACTTTCCGGAAGTCCCGATGCTTCCGGTCCCATGGGCACAGGCCCGGGATCGCCCCCCACCAGCGAGTTTCGCCCGTGGGGGCCTTTGTGATTTGGATCGTCCCTACCTACCTTGGGGGCAGAACTTGAAACCGGCGAAGGAGGCCGCGACATGTTTGAAAATCTGTCCGAACGCCTGTCCGGTGTCTTCGACCGGCTGACGAAACAGGGCTCGCTCTCCGAGGAAGACGTCAAAACCGCCCTGCGCGAGGTGCGCGTCGCCCTGCTCGAGGCCGACGTGTCGCTGCCCGTCGCGCGCGACTTCATCAAGACGGTACAGGATCAGGCCACCGGGCAAGCGGTCACCAAATCCGTCACCCCCGGCCAGCAGGTCGTCAAGATCGTCCACGACGCCCTTGTCGACACTCTCACCGGCGCCGAAGACCCCGGCGCGCTGAAAATCGACAATCCCCCCGCCCCGATCCTCATGGTCGGCCTTCAGGGGGGCGGCAAGACCACAACCACCGCCAAGCTGGCCAAGCGCCTCAAGGAAAGTGACGGCAAGCGCGTGCTGATGGCCTCGCTCGACGTCAACCGCCCGGCGGCCATGGAACAGCTTGCGATCCTCGGCACCCAGATCGGCGTCGATACCCTGCCCATCGTCAAGGGCGAAGATCCGGTCGCCATCGCCAAGCGCGCCAAGACCCAGGCCAGCCTCGGCGGCTATGACGTCTACATGCTCGACA comes from Roseovarius bejariae and encodes:
- a CDS encoding FMN-dependent NADH-azoreductase encodes the protein MTTLLRIDSSARTQGSVTRDLTARIAKAHDGAQVIHRDLAETPVPQITENWVTANFTPADDRTDAQVEILALSDDLLAELEAADTIVIGLPVYNFAPPAALKAWVDNVARVGRSFRYTAEGPEGLLTGKRAILAMASGGTAEGSEIDFASTYMRHILGFIGITDVTVVAADQMALDADASLEKASKQIESLQAAA
- a CDS encoding ArsR/SmtB family transcription factor translates to MANDLDTVFHALADPTRRTILAMLLEDDMAVTDVAAPFDKSLAAISKHLGILTRAGLISQEQRGRVKWCKLEPDALRDASIWMQGFGQFEAVNLDAFERFLAKELPEDG
- a CDS encoding glycosyltransferase family 61 protein; protein product: MADPQGPPPDAQVETLRDATVVPMAEGRDQACGVLRADGSFCDISATRLSAGRITGTPAAPDSTTPLPGRHLYAGLGRHHFGHFLVETITRLWALDAQAKDCDGIVVIPKHGIDFNAVMRRRLGAFLDLLSGGLPVHIATTPLTVETLHVPTQGIGHMSWLTATPEFRHYVRQRLTAQITPKGPEKLYISRTGLKDAAQAMDQEARVETVMKNAGYTIFHPQNHSLPVQCSRYMAAKQIVGPDGSAFHLAPFVLQKGTRVGLIQRRHRQDVFDALTAQIRAFCEAELVTFNPLLPPDNPARPDTPQMFFPWLKRGLRRSGFL
- a CDS encoding LysR family transcriptional regulator, producing the protein MDNWDEIRTAYNVARVGTVSGAAEVLGVHHATVIRHIDALEERLGVKLFQRHARGYTPTEAGEDLMRVAQATDDQFAQLSGRIKGRGNDVSGELVVTSLGSVSHLLVPVLTEFQQAHPEIVVRYLTGDRLFRLEYGEAHVAVRAGSAPDQPDNVVQPFMTQDFTLYASDAYIERYGLPKGEEDLKDHWFVGADDIASRAPFFRWMHETIPLGQITFRSGDIHAQRRAIQEGAGLGFMSRLHAREIGGLTEVVPPREEWSSRLWLVTHMDLHRTSKVQAFLSFLKTHAAGWAEV
- a CDS encoding DMT family transporter; the encoded protein is MNAAARGHLAMLCFSGLIAGSFALGSLASPYIGSTAMNAVRFALAAVLLGIVAQARVGLTGAQFRAPWRFVILGGLMGFYFVTMFEGLKTAPPVSLSAVFTLMPVVAGGFGYILMRQVMTRRMALALSFGGLGALWVIFRADLNALVAFEVGRGVAIYFMGCVAHALYAPLVPRLNRGESPIAFSFGALVAATGMILVAGWGEIRATDWAALPPIVWITVVYTAAMATALTFVLLQYATLRLPSAKVMAYTYLTPVWVICWLVALGEGLPPLKLLPGVALILVALALLLKDEHGSKEA